A region from the Brettanomyces bruxellensis chromosome 4, complete sequence genome encodes:
- the COQ2 gene encoding Para-hydroxybenzoate--polyprenyltransferase, mitochondrial precursor (PHB:polyprenyltransferase), which produces MIPTLTSRFFWKSLTRPSVCRQADLMFIVRHQVVKSFHHPTMLYSLNKKRAFSTTPKQRGDTVLPKARPGRSKFTEKEIETAKQERLDGLGVLKKFPEKWIPYMELMRIEKPAGTWLLLSPCMWAITMAGYMTSAPFLSTAWMLGVFSVGAFVMRGAGCTINDIWDRDLDNKVARTIERPITSGRVNVKQAVAFLGAQCMVGLLVLLQLPADCFLLGASSLFFVATYPLFKRFTYYPQAMLAACFNWGALLGFPAMGVWNWSVMIPLYLSGFFWCMHYDTVYGHQDKKYDVKVGIKSTALAWGKHSKPVFVGLAVAQMSCLTLAGLMAGMGPGFYTGTFIAGFRLFNMIRKVNLDNPASCGFYFRDNIKTGHVIWLGILLDYILQLLGFL; this is translated from the coding sequence ATGATTCCCACATTGACTTCCAGATTCTTCTGGAAGTCTTTAACCAGACCATCTGTGTGTAGACAGGCTGACCTAATGTTTATAGTGCGGCATCAAGTTGTGAAAAGTTTTCATCATCCCACTATGTTATACTCTCTTAACAAGAAAAGGGCATTTTCAACAACTCCAAAGCAAAGAGGAGATACCGTGTTGCCAAAAGCCAGGCCGGGTCGTTCCAAATTTACCGAAAAGGAGATCGAAACCGCCAAACAAGAGAGATTGGATGGCCTTGGTGtcttgaagaagtttcCAGAAAAATGGATCCCCTACATGGAGTTAATGAGGATCGAAAAACCTGCCGGAACGTGGCTCTTGTTAAGCCCGTGTATGTGGGCCATTACTATGGCCGGATACATGACATCCGCGCCGTTTCTTTCAACAGCATGGATGCTTGGTGTTTTTTCTGTAGGTGCGTTTGTCATGAGAGGTGCAGGGTGTACAATCAATGATATATGGGACAGAGATCTAGACAACAAGGTGGCCAGAACAATCGAAAGACCTATTACTTCTGGCCGCGTTAATGTGAAGCAGGCAGTGGCGTTTTTAGGTGCTCAATGCATGGTTGGGTTACTTGTTTTGCTTCAATTGCCGGCAGACTGCTTTTTGTTAGGAGCCTcgtctcttttttttgtggcAACGTATCCTCTTTTTAAGCGGTTCACGTATTATCCTCAGGCAATGCTTGCAGCATGCTTTAATTGGGGTGCATTGCTTGGATTTCCGGCAATGGGGGTCTGGAATTGGTCTGTGATGATCCCGCTCTACTTGAGTGGCTTTTTCTGGTGCATGCACTACGACACGGTTTATGGACACCAGGATAAGAAGTACGATGTGAAGGTTGGAATCAAATCTACAGCCTTAGCTTGGGGAAAGCATTCCAAACCTGTTTTTGTTGGTTTGGCAGTTGCCCAGATGTCATGCCTCACTCTTGCCGGTTTAATGGCCGGAATGGGGCCTGGCTTCTACACTGGTACGTTTATTGCCGGATTTAGGCTTTTCAACATGATCCGAAAAGTCAATTTGGACAATCCTGCTAGCTGCGGCTTTTATTTCCGTGATAACATCAAAACCGGACATGTCATTTGGCTTGGCATCTTGTTGGATTACATTCTGCAGCTGCTTGGCTTTTTGTAG